The Macrococcoides canis genome has a window encoding:
- a CDS encoding phage antirepressor KilAC domain-containing protein — MNTLIKIENNSELGPVVSSRTVAEELGRRHSDVIEGLENVILENGDFRSLIIESTYQVSGQRRSYKEYLLTKDGFTLYMFNIQGHNDFKMAYINRFNEMEKTLQSRLPGSYKEALLQLVEQVEENEKLQLENTMQKQQIGELKPKANYVDTILKSKSLVTIGQIAKDYGMSAQEMNKLLQRFKIQYKQSGQWLLYSNHHAKGYTHSETTEITHKDGSVSVRMHTKWTQKGRLFLYEFLKRRDIIPVIEFENEETA; from the coding sequence ATGAACACATTAATCAAGATCGAGAATAATTCAGAACTAGGCCCAGTCGTAAGCAGTAGGACAGTTGCCGAAGAGTTAGGTAGAAGGCATTCAGACGTCATTGAAGGATTAGAAAATGTAATTTTAGAAAACGGAGATTTCCGCTCTCTGATTATTGAGAGCACTTATCAAGTTTCTGGCCAAAGAAGAAGTTATAAAGAATACCTACTAACAAAAGACGGATTCACCTTATACATGTTCAACATACAGGGTCACAATGACTTCAAAATGGCATATATCAATAGATTCAACGAGATGGAGAAGACATTACAAAGTAGATTGCCTGGATCTTACAAAGAAGCATTGCTGCAGTTAGTTGAACAAGTAGAAGAGAACGAGAAACTACAGCTAGAGAACACGATGCAGAAACAACAGATTGGTGAATTAAAACCGAAAGCAAACTATGTAGACACGATTCTTAAGAGTAAGAGTTTGGTTACTATTGGCCAGATCGCAAAAGACTATGGCATGTCAGCACAAGAAATGAATAAGTTGCTGCAACGTTTCAAAATTCAGTATAAACAGTCGGGTCAATGGCTGCTTTATTCAAATCATCACGCGAAAGGTTACACGCATTCAGAAACGACAGAAATCACCCATAAAGATGGAAGTGTATCTGTAAGAATGCATACGAAGTGGACGCAGAAAGGACGATTATTCCTTTATGAGTTCTTGAAGCGTAGAGACATCATTCCTGTAATCGAATTCGAAAATGAGGAAACTGCATGA
- a CDS encoding helix-turn-helix transcriptional regulator, translated as MNTLKSLRKKHNITQEQLADAVGLATTTISSYEIGHRNITIPAAIALAKYFNVNWTIFFDDKVREMYDLNEKDNQASDQTRLA; from the coding sequence ATGAACACATTAAAATCATTGCGTAAAAAACACAATATCACTCAAGAACAGTTAGCAGATGCTGTAGGTCTAGCAACCACAACTATTTCAAGCTATGAAATAGGTCACAGAAATATTACTATTCCAGCTGCTATAGCATTAGCTAAATACTTCAATGTTAATTGGACTATTTTTTTTGATGATAAAGTACGCGAAATGTACGATTTGAATGAAAAAGATAACCAGGCAAGCGACCAAACTCGCCTGGCATAA
- a CDS encoding helix-turn-helix transcriptional regulator has protein sequence MFAQNIKKLRKQYGYTQTQMAEKLGVAKTTYASYEQDRRTPDTNIQNKIADLFETSLDALHGREKLNEVEVESLFFNHIEGLNELPKEEQDRIIQNLLEQGAFLVERSKRNNI, from the coding sequence ATGTTTGCTCAAAATATCAAAAAATTAAGAAAGCAGTATGGTTATACTCAAACACAAATGGCTGAAAAGCTCGGTGTAGCAAAAACAACATACGCTTCTTATGAGCAAGATAGAAGAACTCCGGATACTAATATTCAGAATAAAATTGCAGATTTATTCGAAACTTCTTTAGATGCATTACATGGTAGAGAAAAGTTAAATGAAGTAGAAGTTGAATCTCTATTCTTTAACCACATCGAAGGTTTAAATGAACTTCCAAAAGAAGAGCAAGATAGAATTATTCAGAATCTGTTAGAACAAGGAGCCTTCCTGGTAGAACGGTCCAAAAGAAATAACATTTAA
- a CDS encoding outer membrane protein assembly factor BamD, protein MKKILTSGIAISLLLAGCGSESKQEDKTTSKPKDEKYISDEKVKKEFQKNNRRIF, encoded by the coding sequence ATGAAAAAAATATTAACAAGCGGTATTGCCATCAGCTTACTTTTAGCAGGGTGTGGATCTGAAAGTAAACAAGAGGATAAAACAACAAGTAAACCTAAAGACGAAAAATACATAAGTGATGAGAAAGTTAAAAAAGAGTTTCAAAAAAACAATCGACGCATATTCTAA
- a CDS encoding DUF4352 domain-containing protein yields MNIQQSSESGNAQGIIATFEESGNKVESAAQDFKKFLDNNKEPVKYEKPSESMVKFGEVLGKFIGSTSEVIKKVNDGKMSEEEGDKKFEELNNDMETRLKDIDDVELKEFMDKEGIKYDSLELLAEDDNSVDENPNGNEEDTFSLNPLDDFKSKKKIDVNKVIKAGPAELTINNLELGEIKVTQDNEYNFSSTKAGENAQIVILDVTLKNTGSEPADYYADQAELMTSSGEQVEPNFLTGSDLVVEMKGPVKSTGKIVYELKETKVDDLTSVSYIAKPYFDDEAGETLSEEQIIELPIK; encoded by the coding sequence ATGAATATTCAACAATCATCAGAATCAGGTAATGCTCAAGGAATTATAGCAACCTTTGAGGAGAGCGGTAATAAAGTAGAGTCTGCAGCTCAAGATTTCAAAAAGTTTTTGGATAATAACAAAGAGCCTGTTAAATACGAAAAACCATCTGAAAGCATGGTTAAATTTGGTGAAGTATTAGGTAAATTTATAGGCTCCACTTCTGAAGTCATAAAAAAAGTAAATGATGGTAAGATGTCCGAAGAAGAAGGAGATAAAAAATTCGAAGAACTAAATAATGACATGGAAACTCGACTTAAAGATATCGATGATGTTGAATTAAAAGAGTTTATGGATAAAGAAGGAATAAAATATGACTCTCTAGAATTATTAGCAGAAGATGATAATTCTGTGGATGAAAATCCTAATGGAAATGAAGAAGATACTTTCTCGTTGAATCCATTAGATGACTTTAAATCAAAGAAAAAAATTGATGTAAATAAAGTGATCAAGGCTGGTCCTGCTGAATTAACGATTAATAATCTGGAATTAGGAGAAATAAAGGTTACACAGGATAATGAGTATAATTTTAGCAGCACTAAAGCTGGTGAAAATGCACAAATCGTTATACTTGATGTCACATTAAAGAACACTGGAAGTGAACCAGCAGACTATTATGCAGATCAAGCAGAACTTATGACAAGTTCAGGAGAACAAGTAGAACCAAACTTTTTAACCGGTTCAGATTTAGTAGTTGAAATGAAAGGTCCGGTTAAATCTACTGGCAAGATAGTATATGAATTAAAAGAAACTAAAGTTGATGACCTTACTTCTGTTTCATATATAGCTAAGCCGTATTTTGATGATGAAGCTGGAGAAACGCTATCAGAAGAACAAATCATAGAATTACCTATCAAATAA
- a CDS encoding ImmA/IrrE family metallo-endopeptidase, whose product MRIEELVNDITAYIIERVEDLSIESLAYIYNIHIAYNHEMSCYMKIDGCDVIFIKFGTPQEMWFRFAHELGHYFMHVGNSKHLHPSYSYMQETEADKFALLFMMPERLIVEYNLFTVEAIMDYFKVSQEHATKRVELLINRSKTHKLIGLERM is encoded by the coding sequence ATGAGAATTGAAGAACTTGTTAATGATATTACAGCATATATTATCGAGAGAGTTGAGGATCTAAGTATAGAATCTCTCGCCTACATCTATAACATCCATATCGCATATAATCACGAGATGAGTTGTTATATGAAAATAGATGGATGTGATGTTATATTCATTAAATTCGGAACACCGCAGGAGATGTGGTTCAGATTCGCACATGAGCTTGGACACTATTTTATGCATGTTGGTAATTCTAAGCACTTGCACCCTTCTTACAGTTATATGCAGGAAACAGAAGCTGATAAATTCGCCCTACTATTTATGATGCCTGAACGATTAATAGTTGAATATAACTTATTTACAGTTGAAGCAATAATGGATTATTTTAAAGTTTCCCAGGAACATGCGACGAAACGTGTAGAGTTATTGATTAACAGATCTAAGACACATAAATTAATTGGATTAGAAAGGATGTAG
- a CDS encoding tyrosine-type recombinase/integrase — protein sequence MHIQQLEDGKYKVTLEAPRDPVTGKRQQITRRHKSKREAIKRAEAEYDKRMAVLGQYGVLQNSSPSFRQVAEKFMEDYKKKEKISTYTSRKQNLVKLYEFFDYIEIKKINHKMCQNVIDEMMLGEKRIYSKSYTQSVKGTLNLIMDYALKNGIISVNPALNCKYPKPLVTVEDLESTEFFEESISKEDTRAIFEEFKSNRYKYKDSYEFFMTMYYTGMRPGEVMALKMKDIDFEKNEIRVTKTLFNPDDKKRGHKLIPPKNNNSRIVSISDTLAVELKNIITKRKQTKEVFGEQYIDEDFLFCDHFGDPYKSGVVYKRFRVACKAIGIEDKKFRPHTFRHTHTTNLIEAGVSPKDIQERLGHKSINTTLGIYAHVTQKSRNQVVKIFDDHMEKALKLDKKEIEN from the coding sequence ATGCATATCCAACAATTAGAAGATGGAAAGTATAAAGTTACCTTAGAAGCTCCGCGCGACCCTGTAACAGGAAAAAGACAACAGATAACAAGACGCCATAAAAGCAAACGTGAAGCGATTAAAAGAGCTGAAGCTGAATACGATAAAAGGATGGCAGTGCTCGGACAATATGGAGTGTTACAAAATAGCAGTCCTTCATTTAGACAGGTTGCAGAAAAATTTATGGAGGATTATAAGAAGAAAGAGAAAATAAGCACATACACATCGAGAAAACAAAATCTTGTTAAACTCTACGAATTTTTCGATTATATCGAAATAAAGAAGATAAATCATAAGATGTGTCAGAATGTCATCGACGAAATGATGTTAGGAGAGAAAAGGATATACTCTAAATCGTACACACAAAGCGTTAAAGGAACATTAAATCTAATTATGGATTATGCGTTGAAGAATGGAATAATCAGCGTGAACCCTGCTCTAAACTGCAAATACCCTAAGCCACTTGTAACTGTCGAAGATTTGGAAAGTACAGAGTTCTTTGAAGAGTCGATCTCTAAAGAAGACACACGTGCTATATTCGAAGAATTTAAGTCAAATCGATATAAATATAAAGATTCCTACGAATTCTTTATGACGATGTATTACACAGGAATGCGACCAGGCGAAGTCATGGCTTTGAAAATGAAAGATATAGATTTTGAAAAGAATGAGATACGCGTAACAAAGACACTTTTCAATCCTGATGATAAAAAGCGTGGTCACAAACTTATACCACCTAAAAATAACAATAGTCGGATTGTTTCAATTTCTGATACGCTTGCTGTAGAATTAAAGAATATTATAACAAAACGTAAACAGACTAAAGAAGTTTTCGGCGAACAATATATTGATGAAGACTTTTTGTTTTGCGATCACTTCGGCGATCCATACAAATCTGGGGTAGTGTATAAACGATTCAGAGTTGCTTGTAAGGCTATCGGGATCGAAGATAAGAAGTTTCGACCTCATACATTCAGACATACCCATACTACCAATTTAATTGAAGCTGGAGTATCTCCGAAAGACATTCAGGAGAGATTGGGTCATAAAAGTATAAATACAACATTAGGAATATATGCACACGTTACTCAAAAGTCACGTAACCAAGTTGTTAAAATTTTTGATGACCACATGGAAAAAGCGTTAAAACTAGATAAAAAAGAAATAGAAAATTGA
- a CDS encoding prepilin-type N-terminal cleavage/methylation domain-containing protein, whose product MKRIARRFKKQFSKNDGFTLIEMIIV is encoded by the coding sequence ATGAAACGTATCGCTCGTAGATTTAAAAAACAGTTTAGTAAGAATGATGGATTTACGTTGATTGAAATGATTATAGTATAG
- the comGB gene encoding competence type IV pilus assembly protein ComGB, with protein sequence MNSKNLIYKNRLRMYHKDFLIRISEMTRNGFTLYETVAFLNTQYIEIEEGIKKEALILLESGKQLSELLDYYEYSDDIVMQIQFAEQYGDVNTSLVRCYDYLESKSKLASQLIKTIQYPLILILIFIALIFTVNFTVLPQFQSMYDTMDIDVGIEIKVMTAILFSLPYIIYSFIFLIIALLLAYTFYFKKQPVARQLKLLYSIPLIRDLYRLYITYRFSEMLSFFLSNGVMMKRILHILSSQNKNEVFRYIALKINGKLLEGRSLPDAVKEMNIFESSLVQFMEHGERNSKLDKEL encoded by the coding sequence ATGAATTCGAAAAATTTGATCTATAAAAATCGATTGCGAATGTATCATAAAGATTTCTTGATCAGAATTTCTGAAATGACGCGTAATGGTTTTACACTATATGAAACAGTCGCTTTCTTGAATACGCAATATATAGAAATTGAAGAAGGAATAAAGAAAGAAGCTTTAATATTATTAGAATCAGGAAAGCAGTTATCGGAGCTGCTCGACTACTACGAATATAGTGACGACATCGTAATGCAGATACAATTTGCTGAGCAGTACGGTGATGTTAACACATCATTAGTACGATGTTACGATTATTTAGAAAGTAAATCAAAGCTAGCCTCCCAACTTATAAAGACAATTCAATACCCCCTAATTTTAATCCTTATATTTATCGCACTTATATTTACGGTAAATTTTACAGTGCTTCCACAGTTTCAATCTATGTATGACACTATGGATATAGATGTAGGGATAGAAATAAAAGTAATGACCGCGATTTTATTTTCACTTCCTTATATCATCTACAGCTTTATATTCTTAATTATCGCACTTCTTTTAGCCTATACTTTCTATTTTAAGAAACAGCCTGTAGCGCGTCAGCTCAAATTATTATATTCTATACCGCTGATTAGAGATCTGTATCGTCTGTATATCACGTATCGCTTTAGTGAAATGCTCTCATTTTTTCTGTCCAATGGTGTGATGATGAAAAGAATACTGCACATATTGTCTTCACAAAATAAAAATGAGGTCTTTCGCTATATTGCCCTTAAAATTAATGGGAAGCTTTTAGAAGGAAGGTCACTCCCTGATGCCGTAAAGGAGATGAATATTTTCGAGTCATCCCTAGTACAATTCATGGAGCATGGAGAACGAAATTCAAAATTAGATAAAGAGCTGTAA
- the comGA gene encoding competence type IV pilus ATPase ComGA, protein MEKLFNEIIEEAIIQGASDIHFIPNDKSISIKFRIHGDIEDYREIDDMLFRKLLSYIKFTAHLDVSEKNKAQSGIIHFNLKDVRYNIRASTLPRALGDEACVLRIIRQNFIDEYQTDDKILFNQIKKSSGIIIISGPTGSGKSTLMYQLVHYARNTLKRQIISIEDPVEQHIEGIIQVNVNEKAEITYHTAIKAILRCDPDIIMLGEIRDSVVAQQVINAGLSGHLVLTTLHANDCIGALFRLKEMGINTVDLYQSINLIINQRLVRKKDGKGRLLTYEFLTKKDIEKYLQGEHINYRTLTDQFKELYETNQISHYEFEKFDL, encoded by the coding sequence ATGGAAAAATTATTCAATGAAATAATAGAGGAAGCAATTATACAAGGTGCATCAGATATTCACTTCATACCAAACGATAAAAGCATATCTATCAAATTTAGGATACATGGTGATATTGAAGACTATAGAGAAATCGACGACATGTTATTCAGGAAATTACTTTCTTATATTAAATTTACGGCACATCTTGATGTATCAGAAAAGAATAAGGCACAGAGTGGAATCATCCATTTTAATCTGAAAGACGTAAGATATAATATTCGCGCATCTACTTTACCTCGAGCATTAGGCGATGAAGCATGTGTACTGAGAATCATCAGACAAAATTTTATAGATGAATATCAGACGGATGACAAGATATTGTTCAATCAAATAAAAAAATCAAGCGGTATTATCATCATAAGTGGACCAACTGGAAGCGGGAAAAGCACATTGATGTATCAGCTTGTACATTATGCGAGGAACACATTGAAGAGACAAATAATATCAATAGAAGATCCTGTTGAACAGCATATTGAAGGAATTATACAAGTTAATGTTAACGAAAAAGCAGAGATAACATATCATACCGCGATAAAGGCAATCCTTAGATGTGATCCGGATATCATTATGCTAGGTGAAATCAGAGATTCAGTCGTAGCACAGCAAGTGATCAATGCAGGACTAAGCGGTCATCTCGTTTTAACGACATTACATGCGAATGATTGCATCGGTGCATTATTTCGGTTAAAAGAAATGGGTATTAATACTGTTGATCTATATCAAAGTATCAATCTGATTATTAATCAGAGGCTTGTAAGAAAGAAAGATGGGAAGGGGCGTCTATTGACCTATGAATTTTTGACAAAAAAGGATATTGAAAAATATTTACAAGGTGAACATATTAACTATAGAACGTTGACCGATCAATTTAAGGAGCTCTATGAAACAAATCAGATTTCACACTATGAATTCGAAAAATTTGATCTATAA
- a CDS encoding DUF2626 domain-containing protein, whose product MDKVFKTLGFWTAIFAVMFYVGGMSMMSFVFVAQTGFFVLLGYLNLSERMYMYIFAAYLIVCFVGFTYYSTFLLEPSFGHHE is encoded by the coding sequence ATGGATAAGGTTTTTAAAACTTTAGGATTCTGGACAGCAATCTTTGCAGTAATGTTCTATGTAGGCGGAATGTCTATGATGTCATTTGTATTCGTTGCTCAAACAGGATTTTTTGTATTACTTGGATATTTAAACTTGTCAGAAAGAATGTACATGTATATATTTGCAGCATACTTAATCGTGTGTTTTGTAGGCTTCACTTATTATTCTACATTTTTATTAGAGCCAAGCTTTGGCCATCACGAATAA
- a CDS encoding MBL fold metallo-hydrolase, with amino-acid sequence MKKKKIALGMIETNCYIIENEQEILIVDPGSEPERLIDSIGNTDKKVSGVLLTHAHFDHIGAVDAICSHYQCALYMSQIEKYFLTDPLKNGSEKFRQYGIEPVIVNQQPKYLDNGVQQIGTFSFEVRHTPGHSPGSLSFIFKNFAIVGDTLFKEGIGRTDLYQGDTSQLLSSIDRELFSLDEACIICPGHGPDTTVGYEKLNNPYL; translated from the coding sequence TTGAAGAAGAAGAAAATTGCTTTAGGAATGATTGAAACGAACTGCTACATAATAGAGAATGAACAAGAAATCTTAATCGTTGATCCAGGAAGTGAACCGGAAAGGTTAATCGACTCTATCGGCAATACCGACAAAAAAGTGAGCGGTGTACTGCTGACGCATGCACATTTTGACCATATTGGAGCAGTTGATGCGATATGTAGCCATTATCAATGTGCACTTTATATGTCTCAAATTGAAAAATACTTTTTAACAGACCCGCTTAAGAATGGCTCAGAGAAATTCAGACAGTATGGAATAGAGCCAGTCATAGTGAATCAGCAGCCGAAATATCTGGATAATGGCGTACAGCAAATTGGGACATTTAGCTTCGAAGTACGACATACACCAGGACATTCACCGGGGAGCCTGAGTTTTATTTTTAAGAATTTTGCGATTGTTGGTGATACTTTATTTAAAGAAGGTATCGGTAGAACAGATCTTTATCAAGGAGATACATCACAATTACTCAGTAGTATCGACAGGGAATTATTTTCATTAGATGAAGCATGTATCATTTGTCCGGGCCATGGACCGGACACAACTGTCGGATATGAGAAATTAAATAATCCATACTTATAG
- a CDS encoding DUF2759 domain-containing protein translates to MPFINTGELFEVFGVKIHIGVNIFAILMFLVFLLSVKALLNSLKSKNVLGIIFGLLATLSFGFFSLATIFTYGYPILHH, encoded by the coding sequence ATGCCATTTATTAACACGGGCGAACTATTCGAAGTTTTTGGCGTAAAAATTCACATTGGTGTGAATATTTTTGCGATTCTAATGTTTTTAGTTTTCTTATTATCAGTTAAAGCATTATTAAATTCATTAAAGTCTAAAAATGTATTAGGAATTATTTTTGGTCTACTTGCAACTTTATCTTTTGGATTCTTCTCATTAGCAACAATCTTTACTTACGGATATCCAATTTTGCATCATTAA
- a CDS encoding MTH1187 family thiamine-binding protein: MAIIDVVIIPMDGQSISISKYVAEVQNILEEMKQEGKIDYQLTPMSTLIEGELHDCLAALERIHESPFQAGVERVCTNIRIDDRRDKQRKMNDKLDSVKKHMH, translated from the coding sequence ATGGCGATAATAGATGTTGTAATTATACCGATGGATGGACAATCTATCAGTATCAGTAAATATGTAGCAGAAGTACAGAATATTCTTGAAGAGATGAAGCAAGAAGGGAAAATTGACTATCAGCTGACACCGATGAGCACATTGATTGAAGGCGAGCTGCATGACTGTCTTGCTGCATTAGAGCGTATTCATGAGTCTCCGTTTCAAGCAGGCGTTGAACGTGTGTGTACAAATATTAGAATTGATGACCGAAGAGATAAGCAGAGAAAGATGAATGACAAACTTGATTCAGTAAAGAAACATATGCATTAA
- a CDS encoding ROK family glucokinase: MILAADIGGTTCKLGILDSNLNIIKKWEIVTNKDDNGTHILKNIYDSFIKHLSTINLNIKDCIGVGLGVPGPVDFNNGIINGAINLNWHGKINIKAQFEALSGLPVYVDNDANVATLGEKFQGAGRNESDVVCVTLGTGVGGGIVSNHELIHGFNGAAGEFGHITVDTKQRFKCNCGKHGCLETVASATGVVNLAYHYYEELQFKTVIEEAIIKKELQAKMIFDAAKAGDEFSVYVIKKVAKHLAYAFSIISVMTNPKHIIIGGGVSKAGQFLVDHIEQYYKDLTFPPAYEGTKIVTAELGNDAGMIGAAGLIKIYVLGEKI, from the coding sequence ATGATTTTAGCAGCAGATATAGGTGGAACTACTTGTAAGCTAGGGATACTAGATTCAAATCTAAATATTATCAAAAAATGGGAAATCGTTACGAATAAAGATGATAACGGAACACATATCCTAAAGAATATCTATGATTCATTTATTAAGCATTTAAGTACGATTAACTTAAACATCAAAGACTGTATAGGTGTAGGTCTTGGGGTTCCTGGTCCTGTTGACTTTAACAACGGCATCATTAATGGTGCGATTAACTTAAACTGGCATGGCAAGATTAACATTAAAGCGCAGTTTGAAGCATTGAGCGGTCTACCTGTATATGTAGATAATGATGCAAATGTTGCAACACTCGGTGAAAAATTTCAAGGCGCAGGTAGAAATGAATCTGATGTCGTATGTGTTACACTTGGCACAGGTGTAGGCGGTGGTATCGTCAGCAATCATGAACTCATTCATGGATTCAATGGTGCAGCAGGTGAATTCGGGCATATTACTGTAGATACGAAACAGAGGTTTAAATGTAATTGTGGTAAGCATGGCTGTCTTGAGACGGTTGCAAGTGCTACAGGTGTCGTAAATCTAGCGTATCATTATTATGAAGAGCTTCAATTCAAGACAGTGATAGAAGAGGCAATTATCAAAAAGGAGCTTCAGGCAAAGATGATATTTGATGCTGCAAAAGCAGGGGATGAGTTTTCAGTATATGTAATCAAGAAAGTGGCGAAACATCTTGCTTACGCATTCAGCATTATCAGCGTCATGACAAATCCTAAACACATTATTATAGGCGGTGGCGTATCGAAAGCAGGACAGTTTCTTGTGGATCATATCGAACAGTATTATAAAGATTTAACGTTTCCACCAGCTTATGAAGGGACAAAGATTGTAACTGCCGAGCTAGGTAATGATGCAGGTATGATTGGAGCAGCAGGATTGATTAAAATTTATGTTCTAGGAGAGAAGATATAA
- a CDS encoding YqgQ family protein — protein sequence MKQFYDVQKLLQKFGIIIYFKDEKNTLAMMDEELKSLHDAMLIDNETFIQARLLINQRRMNKL from the coding sequence ATGAAGCAATTCTATGATGTACAGAAACTATTGCAAAAATTTGGTATTATCATCTATTTTAAAGATGAAAAGAATACATTAGCGATGATGGATGAAGAATTAAAATCATTGCATGATGCAATGTTGATCGATAATGAAACTTTTATTCAGGCACGTTTACTGATTAATCAAAGAAGGATGAATAAACTATGA
- a CDS encoding rhomboid family protein, which produces MAYRYETMIEQKKIWKAIYEYTKYSDFEYFTHSEAEDDIWLINRKKGFIKRVIMKKETAQSTLFMVQKIMDHFNDIEDTAGQTINKFEIILVNQTNHFQDNMPNHIFIEQCNDKDDIKRLFGHPYRMLTSKSNDKAMNTYKRSVLNGNMIENAIRKFSPLTYLMMLLNVIIFIFTSIWQHTHKVELIIDKGGLTHFNFVHGDYYRIFTSIFIHFDLQHLLYNMMSLFIFGKLVEYLYTRWQYLCIYFIGGIIGNLISLTFDNVSISVGASGAICALIGALMSYLVFSGKFEKKFLVQTFIGILIFLIASAIFENVNHYAHFGGLFGGLFIASMFFIYRFSKKYFYYMALGLIVILGLLVINIFSEREHHIYNEYAKQYLLEGKDSESIDIIRKTIDKGYQNDETYVLYGLWKTKDESLSNGLLVWLDALKKYPDSEQLNFQLALAYRAMDDYQKAEKYIDRTIAINEKEDYIKLKKEIQEFR; this is translated from the coding sequence ATGGCATACAGGTACGAAACAATGATAGAACAGAAAAAGATTTGGAAGGCAATTTATGAATACACGAAATACAGTGATTTTGAATATTTCACACATAGTGAAGCAGAAGACGATATTTGGCTGATTAATCGAAAGAAAGGTTTTATAAAAAGAGTTATCATGAAAAAAGAGACTGCACAGTCTACACTTTTTATGGTGCAAAAAATTATGGATCATTTTAATGATATTGAGGATACAGCAGGTCAGACAATCAATAAGTTTGAAATTATTCTCGTAAATCAGACAAATCATTTTCAGGATAACATGCCGAATCATATATTTATTGAGCAGTGTAATGATAAAGACGATATAAAGCGTCTTTTTGGACATCCTTATCGCATGCTTACGAGCAAGAGTAATGATAAGGCAATGAATACGTATAAGAGAAGTGTATTAAATGGAAATATGATTGAAAATGCAATAAGAAAGTTTTCCCCACTAACATACTTAATGATGTTGCTCAATGTCATTATTTTTATTTTTACGAGCATATGGCAGCATACGCATAAAGTTGAATTGATTATTGATAAAGGGGGACTGACGCATTTTAATTTTGTGCATGGAGATTACTATAGAATCTTTACTTCTATCTTCATACATTTTGACTTGCAGCACCTGCTTTATAATATGATGTCGCTTTTTATTTTTGGTAAGCTTGTAGAATATTTATATACACGCTGGCAATATTTATGTATTTATTTCATAGGTGGTATAATCGGGAACCTGATATCATTGACGTTTGATAATGTATCAATATCTGTTGGAGCCAGTGGAGCCATCTGTGCGCTGATTGGTGCGCTGATGAGCTACTTAGTTTTTAGTGGAAAATTCGAGAAAAAATTTCTTGTACAGACTTTTATCGGCATACTTATCTTTCTGATTGCCAGTGCAATCTTTGAGAACGTAAATCATTATGCACACTTTGGTGGATTATTTGGTGGGTTGTTTATCGCTTCGATGTTTTTTATTTATCGATTCAGTAAAAAATATTTCTATTATATGGCACTCGGACTGATTGTTATTTTAGGATTGCTCGTCATCAATATTTTTTCAGAGCGGGAACATCATATATATAATGAATATGCTAAACAATATTTACTTGAAGGAAAAGATAGTGAGAGCATCGATATTATTCGCAAGACCATTGATAAAGGTTATCAGAATGATGAAACTTATGTACTTTATGGCCTGTGGAAAACAAAAGATGAAAGTTTATCGAATGGTCTGCTCGTATGGTTGGATGCTTTGAAAAAGTATCCCGATAGTGAACAGCTTAATTTTCAGCTTGCATTGGCGTACCGAGCGATGGATGATTATCAGAAAGCCGAGAAATATATTGATAGAACGATTGCAATTAATGAGAAGGAAGACTATATAAAATTAAAAAAAGAGATTCAGGAATTCAGGTGA